The Verrucomicrobiia bacterium genome window below encodes:
- a CDS encoding acetylxylan esterase codes for MKPAFVRPLPLAAALLINLFTLQAQEIKPSTNYVLNVDAERPDALYKQGETVSFHVTLRLDKQPVNGGEIAWSTSKDGVAPKASGKVKLENGRATITGKLDEPGFLTCFVTYQTNKLSFKATAGAAIDALRIKPSLPVPDDFDAFWKAKKADLAKVPMDPKLTAVKSGADNIEAYDLQAASLGAPVSGYFARPSGAKPKSLPAILTVHGAGVRSSSLGSAVGWAKQGLIALDINAHGIPNGKPDQFYTDLANGELKDYRAKGRDSRDTIYFLGMCLRLVRAIDFLTSQPEWDGQTVVVYGSSQGGLQAIAAAGLDSRVTFIAAGVPAGCDHSGHAVNRISGWPKIVPNDKAGKPEAKVTEAARYIDCMNFATRTKAGSIFTVGFIDGVCPPTSVYAAYNNFSGPKQIYNDIKAGHTNTPKATESMRKAVLKHLADQKK; via the coding sequence ATGAAACCTGCGTTCGTCCGTCCGCTCCCGCTTGCAGCCGCCCTGCTCATCAACCTCTTCACCCTGCAGGCACAAGAGATCAAGCCATCCACGAACTACGTCCTCAACGTTGATGCGGAGCGGCCGGACGCCCTCTACAAGCAAGGGGAAACGGTTTCATTCCACGTTACGCTCCGACTGGACAAACAACCGGTCAACGGCGGAGAAATCGCCTGGTCAACGAGCAAAGACGGCGTGGCTCCGAAAGCGAGTGGCAAAGTGAAACTCGAAAACGGCAGGGCGACAATCACGGGCAAGCTCGACGAACCGGGCTTTCTCACCTGCTTTGTCACATATCAGACGAACAAGCTCTCCTTCAAAGCCACTGCTGGCGCAGCCATCGATGCTCTGCGGATCAAGCCCAGCCTGCCGGTGCCCGATGATTTCGATGCGTTCTGGAAGGCAAAAAAAGCAGATCTCGCCAAGGTCCCGATGGACCCGAAACTTACTGCCGTGAAGTCGGGTGCGGATAATATTGAGGCCTACGATCTGCAAGCCGCCAGTTTGGGTGCGCCCGTCTCGGGCTACTTCGCACGGCCATCAGGTGCGAAGCCCAAGAGCCTGCCAGCCATTCTCACCGTACATGGAGCAGGTGTGCGCAGTTCCAGTTTGGGCTCGGCGGTCGGCTGGGCCAAGCAAGGTTTGATCGCTCTGGACATCAACGCCCACGGCATACCGAATGGCAAACCAGACCAGTTCTACACGGATCTGGCCAATGGCGAACTGAAAGACTACCGGGCCAAAGGACGCGATTCGCGTGACACCATTTATTTCCTCGGCATGTGCCTCCGCCTCGTCCGCGCCATCGATTTCCTCACCTCCCAGCCGGAATGGGATGGCCAGACCGTGGTGGTCTACGGCTCCAGCCAGGGCGGTTTGCAGGCGATCGCCGCAGCGGGACTGGATTCCCGCGTGACCTTCATCGCTGCCGGTGTTCCCGCAGGCTGCGATCATTCAGGCCATGCAGTGAACCGCATCAGTGGCTGGCCGAAGATCGTGCCCAATGACAAAGCCGGGAAACCGGAGGCCAAAGTGACGGAGGCCGCCCGTTATATCGATTGCATGAACTTCGCCACCCGTACGAAAGCCGGCAGCATCTTCACAGTCGGCTTCATCGACGGCGTCTGCCCACCAACAAGTGTCTATGCAGCCTACAACAATTTCTCCGGCCCAAAACAGATCTACAACGACATCAAAGCCGGGCACACAAACACACCGAAAGCCACCGAATCCATGCGCAAAGCCGTGCTAAAACACCTTGCCGACCAGAAGAAGTGA
- a CDS encoding 6-phosphofructokinase codes for MADLVGNLLVAQSGGPTCVINASVAGVIQTAGKYPDQIEEIYGGMNGILGILNEEIIDLQEEKASSIEGLKYTPAAALGTCRYKINFQKKPEQAAKDMDRLFEVFQAHNIRYFFYAGGNDSQDTAHKIHLEAVKRGYDMRVNGVPKTIDNDLPHTDHCPGYGSVIKYNSTTVTEIGFDVGSMATDDGSCCIVEVMGRAAGWIAAGTVLAKQGNPANPPHIILLPEIPFNEAKFLAKVKETVDAYKYCIVVCGEGVKDEKGEEIGADKTRLDAFGHAVLAGASEVLKGIVQEKLNLKTRTVLLGYAQRASAHYASATDAEEAYACGAAAVKAAIEGKSGFMPKIVRLSSNPYKWTVDLQPLEDIANVEHFLPREWVTEDGFLPNEKFVEYASPLIAGETKVPTENGLPKYVVLEKVKVEKKLPARVK; via the coding sequence ATGGCAGATCTGGTTGGAAATCTTTTGGTGGCCCAGTCTGGCGGGCCGACGTGCGTGATCAACGCCAGCGTGGCGGGCGTCATCCAGACGGCGGGCAAGTACCCCGACCAGATCGAGGAGATCTACGGCGGCATGAACGGCATCCTCGGCATCTTGAACGAGGAGATCATCGACCTGCAGGAGGAAAAAGCCTCCTCGATCGAGGGTTTGAAATACACGCCCGCAGCCGCGCTCGGCACGTGCCGTTACAAGATCAATTTCCAGAAGAAGCCCGAACAGGCCGCGAAGGACATGGACCGTTTGTTCGAGGTCTTCCAGGCGCATAACATCCGTTATTTCTTCTACGCGGGCGGCAATGACTCGCAGGACACGGCGCACAAGATCCATCTCGAAGCCGTGAAGCGCGGCTACGATATGCGCGTGAATGGTGTACCGAAGACGATCGATAACGATCTGCCGCACACGGATCACTGCCCCGGCTATGGCTCAGTGATAAAATACAATTCTACGACGGTGACGGAGATCGGCTTCGACGTGGGCAGCATGGCCACGGATGACGGCTCCTGCTGCATCGTCGAGGTGATGGGCCGCGCGGCTGGCTGGATCGCGGCTGGTACCGTTCTCGCGAAGCAGGGTAATCCGGCGAATCCGCCGCACATCATCTTGCTCCCGGAGATTCCGTTCAACGAAGCGAAGTTTCTCGCGAAGGTCAAAGAAACCGTGGATGCCTACAAGTATTGCATAGTGGTTTGCGGCGAAGGTGTGAAAGACGAGAAGGGCGAAGAGATCGGCGCAGACAAGACACGCTTGGACGCCTTCGGTCACGCGGTGCTCGCCGGTGCCAGCGAAGTGCTCAAGGGCATTGTGCAGGAGAAGCTGAACCTCAAGACGCGCACGGTGTTGCTCGGCTACGCGCAACGCGCTTCCGCCCATTACGCCAGCGCGACGGATGCGGAAGAAGCTTACGCGTGCGGTGCGGCCGCGGTGAAGGCAGCTATCGAAGGCAAGAGCGGTTTCATGCCGAAGATCGTGCGTCTCAGTTCCAATCCTTACAAGTGGACGGTGGATCTGCAGCCGCTGGAGGACATCGCGAATGTCGAACACTTCCTGCCGCGCGAGTGGGTGACGGAGGACGGCTTCCTGCCGAACGAGAAGTTCGTGGAATACGCCTCCCCGTTGATCGCCGGTGAGACGAAGGTGCCGACGGAGAACGGCCTGCCGAAATATGTGGTGCTGGAGAAGGTGAAGGTAGAGAAGAAGCTCCCGGCCCGAGTGAAGTAA
- a CDS encoding helix-turn-helix transcriptional regulator, producing the protein MNVLNAEFARLLASSGWKQSEAARQLELSPAVVTRYLSDDTRPSLTVLKLFKLLIGDMLPLPGESDLTGLEGELERPLDSAERQLLTHLRAMPDAQRRKVIHCMCSMLGATSAVNTPSKTVPALPKKARAKKRQNGANGAKN; encoded by the coding sequence ATGAACGTCCTAAATGCAGAGTTCGCAAGATTGCTGGCAAGTTCCGGTTGGAAACAATCGGAGGCAGCAAGACAGTTGGAGCTGTCACCGGCTGTGGTCACGCGCTATCTGAGCGATGACACCCGTCCCAGCCTCACGGTCTTGAAGCTTTTCAAGCTGCTGATCGGTGATATGCTGCCATTGCCGGGGGAAAGCGATCTGACCGGTCTGGAGGGTGAATTGGAGCGGCCGCTGGATTCCGCCGAGCGGCAGTTGCTCACGCACTTGCGGGCGATGCCGGATGCACAACGGCGCAAGGTGATTCATTGCATGTGCTCAATGTTGGGTGCCACCAGTGCAGTGAATACCCCCAGCAAAACGGTTCCGGCTCTGCCGAAGAAAGCCCGGGCCAAAAAGCGACAGAACGGGGCAAACGGTGCCAAGAACTAA
- a CDS encoding peroxiredoxin family protein, whose protein sequence is MPSLSFNCASVRGALLCPFLGLVFSAGLIQAADETGPLAGHSMHGDAFNEGPRQKAFLMGETGRIHFPITTKSAQAQKFFNQGVGQLHGFWYFEAERSFRQAAMLDPDCATVYWGMAMANVNNAKRARGFIEKAVYLKSLVSAREGLWIDALAEYRKEDKRDDKQRRKDYQAALEKIVAAYPDDIEAKAFCALQYWDNNSKGVPMGDKQKVDAMLKTVLAAEPLHPVHHYRIHLWDDKGATNALNSAALNGYAEPDTAHMWHMSGHTYTKLNRYSDAAWQQEASARTDHAYMMKNRVMPDQIHNFAHNNEWLIRNLNFIGSVDRAVDLAKNMIELPRHPKYNTLAKGSANYGYQRLAETLVRYEMWPELVALGQTTYLEPLDNNDQEVRRLRALGTAHFNLSDVSAGKAQLAALEKLKIKIEADAKKNPKSEPKKDEESKSKEESKPQAEADKKEEKNKTAGNTSTNSTNRLTGVNNAIAELQGWEALKAGDAKKAREAFAKSKDIPKERQSQIEWFLGDNKKAEQLALDAVKGATNQVQPLAHYVDISYRNGNYETAYKYFFQLRDLAAEADLNAPVFQRLKTVASDLDFPADWRPALKREKDFGKRPSLASLGPIRWQPSAAPAWSLPNAENRQISLKQYKGKPVIVIFYLGHGCPHCIQQLAAFAPETDKFTKLGISLIAVSTDSVDGLKKTEEKVAESGGFPFPLVSDKSMNIFKAYRAFDDFENLPLHGTYLIDGDGLVRWQDISYDPFVDTKFLLGEAQRLLGKVRVPELAATPAKVKEGGE, encoded by the coding sequence ATGCCGTCCCTGTCATTCAATTGCGCGTCTGTTCGCGGTGCGCTGCTATGCCCATTTCTTGGGCTCGTCTTTTCCGCCGGATTGATCCAAGCGGCGGATGAGACAGGGCCGCTCGCCGGACATTCCATGCATGGAGACGCCTTCAATGAAGGACCACGCCAGAAGGCTTTTCTGATGGGGGAGACAGGGCGCATCCATTTTCCTATCACGACCAAATCCGCGCAGGCGCAGAAGTTCTTCAACCAGGGCGTCGGGCAGCTTCATGGTTTCTGGTATTTTGAGGCGGAACGTTCTTTCCGCCAGGCGGCGATGCTGGACCCGGATTGCGCCACGGTTTATTGGGGCATGGCGATGGCGAATGTGAACAATGCCAAGCGTGCGCGTGGTTTTATCGAGAAGGCAGTCTACCTGAAATCACTCGTCAGCGCGCGTGAGGGATTGTGGATCGATGCCCTGGCCGAATATCGCAAAGAGGACAAGCGCGACGACAAGCAGCGGCGTAAAGATTATCAGGCGGCGTTGGAAAAGATCGTGGCCGCTTACCCTGACGACATCGAGGCAAAGGCATTCTGTGCGTTGCAGTATTGGGATAACAACAGCAAAGGCGTGCCCATGGGTGACAAGCAGAAGGTGGACGCGATGTTGAAGACGGTGCTGGCCGCTGAGCCGCTGCATCCGGTGCACCATTATCGCATCCATCTCTGGGATGACAAAGGCGCGACCAATGCCCTGAACTCCGCCGCGTTGAACGGTTACGCGGAACCGGACACCGCTCACATGTGGCACATGAGCGGCCACACTTACACCAAGCTCAATCGCTACTCGGATGCCGCGTGGCAGCAGGAGGCCAGTGCCCGCACGGATCATGCCTACATGATGAAGAACCGCGTGATGCCGGATCAGATCCACAATTTCGCGCACAATAACGAGTGGCTCATCCGCAACTTGAATTTCATCGGCTCGGTGGATCGCGCAGTCGATCTGGCCAAGAACATGATCGAGCTGCCGCGTCATCCGAAGTACAACACGTTGGCAAAAGGCAGTGCGAATTACGGTTATCAACGTCTCGCTGAAACGCTCGTCCGCTATGAGATGTGGCCGGAGCTGGTGGCGCTGGGCCAGACCACTTACCTCGAACCGTTGGATAATAACGATCAGGAAGTTCGGCGTTTGCGCGCACTCGGGACGGCTCACTTCAACTTGAGTGATGTTTCGGCGGGCAAAGCACAGCTCGCCGCACTGGAGAAGTTGAAGATCAAGATCGAGGCAGACGCGAAAAAGAATCCGAAGAGCGAACCTAAGAAGGACGAGGAGAGCAAATCCAAGGAGGAAAGCAAACCGCAGGCGGAAGCCGACAAAAAAGAGGAGAAAAACAAGACCGCCGGGAACACGTCTACGAACAGCACAAACCGATTGACGGGCGTGAACAATGCCATCGCGGAGTTGCAGGGCTGGGAGGCATTAAAAGCGGGGGATGCGAAGAAAGCGAGAGAGGCGTTCGCGAAGTCGAAGGATATCCCGAAGGAACGGCAATCACAGATCGAATGGTTCCTTGGTGATAACAAGAAGGCGGAGCAACTGGCGCTGGATGCGGTAAAAGGCGCGACCAATCAGGTGCAGCCGCTGGCGCATTACGTGGATATCTCCTATCGCAACGGAAACTACGAGACGGCGTATAAATATTTTTTCCAGTTGCGCGATCTGGCGGCGGAAGCGGACTTGAACGCGCCGGTGTTTCAGCGGCTGAAAACCGTAGCGTCTGATCTGGATTTTCCGGCGGATTGGCGGCCTGCGTTGAAGCGGGAGAAGGACTTTGGCAAGCGGCCGAGTTTGGCATCGCTCGGGCCAATTCGCTGGCAGCCTAGTGCCGCGCCTGCATGGTCATTGCCGAATGCGGAGAACCGCCAAATTTCGCTCAAACAATACAAGGGCAAGCCGGTGATCGTGATCTTTTACCTCGGTCACGGTTGCCCGCATTGCATCCAGCAACTCGCGGCTTTCGCACCGGAGACGGATAAGTTCACCAAGCTGGGGATCTCGCTGATCGCGGTGAGCACAGACTCAGTGGATGGCCTCAAAAAGACGGAAGAGAAAGTAGCGGAGAGCGGCGGCTTCCCGTTCCCGCTAGTCTCGGACAAATCCATGAACATCTTCAAGGCGTATCGTGCGTTTGATGATTTCGAGAACTTGCCGCTGCATGGAACATATCTGATCGATGGCGATGGATTGGTGCGCTGGCAGGACATCAGCTACGATCCGTTTGTGGATACGAAATTCCTGCTGGGAGAAGCGCAACGGTTACTCGGCAAGGTGCGTGTGCCGGAACTGGCGGCAACACCGGCGAAGGTCAAAGAGGGCGGGGAGTGA
- a CDS encoding carboxypeptidase regulatory-like domain-containing protein — protein MKYFSTNVFVQTVHRHGLLALILALSLLMATKGYSQTATVEGTVTLPKPKSPPPSNDRYGLKAGQLAAPPAPVAIVYLEGQFTASTNAVKTNQVQMAQKGFQFTHSVLPVQKGHYVEFPNLDDDYHNVFSYSKTKRFDLGRYRKDEKPAAIQFDQPGLVKLYCEIHEHMRANILVLDTPHFITTNPEGTFKLENLPPGSYTLKAWVDDKDIRSQPVTLKAGETLKVEFKAP, from the coding sequence ATGAAGTATTTTAGCACTAATGTTTTTGTGCAGACAGTCCATCGGCATGGGCTGCTCGCACTGATTCTTGCCTTGTCGCTTCTGATGGCCACCAAAGGCTACAGCCAAACCGCCACCGTGGAAGGCACCGTCACCCTGCCCAAACCCAAATCCCCGCCCCCTTCCAACGACCGCTACGGCCTAAAGGCCGGCCAGCTCGCCGCTCCGCCTGCCCCCGTCGCCATCGTCTATCTGGAAGGCCAGTTCACCGCTTCCACCAATGCCGTGAAGACCAATCAGGTGCAGATGGCGCAAAAAGGGTTTCAATTCACTCATTCCGTACTGCCCGTGCAGAAAGGCCACTACGTCGAATTCCCAAACCTTGATGACGACTACCACAACGTATTTTCCTACTCCAAGACCAAGCGCTTCGACCTGGGCCGCTACCGGAAAGACGAGAAACCCGCCGCCATCCAGTTCGATCAGCCCGGTCTCGTGAAACTCTACTGCGAGATCCACGAACACATGCGCGCGAACATCCTTGTGCTCGACACTCCTCATTTCATCACCACCAACCCGGAAGGCACCTTCAAACTTGAGAACCTGCCCCCCGGCTCCTATACCCTGAAAGCCTGGGTGGATGACAAAGACATCCGCTCCCAGCCCGTCACCCTCAAAGCCGGTGAAACGCTGAAGGTAGAATTCAAGGCACCATGA
- a CDS encoding adenylate/guanylate cyclase domain-containing protein — protein sequence MKSLMPNFSFRFKLLLGMMLVVVGATGTTLYVSQKRMETAYQTLFAERFTGQIAVFNSMQDARLSAIKAKCTELTQSVRVQAALEATKESGESERLYQTTFNELDVRELAAQAIRQRRPMTLAFVRYTDEKGKELPPSAPLLNGRGFLAYDQLETQLEQVITNLASGPIQQVGYVSVENVAPNQPRFPSRARQLAAHQKKRTLVEVILTRVEDIDGKCMGSLIVGFHFINDTEHGLSDFSRIKSGIWSDNMLYTESLAPADAVEINSRMREMMEQKRSIKMQGTFDVDVAGEPHQVFFQLMNRDSNFTPTYQVSIYSMAEAIRDQQDLQRNIIMFGAILLMGSMLISVFLSNGFSAPIRELVAATGCVQDGDFKVRVPVRSNDEVGQLAHSFNEMTAELALKEKYRAVLDMVADKDVAHQMVHGAMSLGGEKREVSVIFCDIRGFTAHTQGMDPAEVIKMLNEHMTALTKVVYEHNGVVDKFVGDLIMAVFGAPKSYGDDAFNATRCAMRMIEERNKLNKISSHKIEVGIGIATGEAVAGCMGSADRLNYTVLGERVNLASRLCSVAGRGEVVIDETTRAKLSGHIDAEELPELKLKGFSDMVKAYKVTHVQPKK from the coding sequence ATGAAGTCGTTGATGCCGAACTTCAGTTTCCGTTTCAAGCTGCTCCTCGGCATGATGCTCGTGGTGGTCGGTGCCACCGGCACCACTCTCTACGTCTCTCAAAAACGGATGGAGACGGCTTATCAGACGCTGTTCGCCGAACGCTTCACCGGCCAGATCGCGGTCTTCAACTCCATGCAGGATGCGCGTCTCTCCGCCATCAAAGCAAAATGCACAGAACTGACCCAGTCCGTTCGAGTCCAAGCCGCCTTGGAAGCCACCAAGGAATCTGGCGAAAGCGAACGGCTCTACCAGACCACCTTCAATGAACTCGATGTCCGGGAGCTGGCCGCCCAAGCCATCCGCCAACGCCGCCCTATGACACTGGCCTTTGTCCGTTATACGGACGAAAAAGGCAAAGAGCTGCCGCCTTCAGCGCCGCTTCTTAACGGGCGCGGGTTCCTCGCATACGATCAACTGGAGACCCAGCTCGAACAGGTCATCACAAATCTCGCCTCCGGCCCCATTCAACAGGTCGGTTATGTCTCGGTTGAAAACGTCGCACCAAACCAGCCACGCTTTCCTTCCCGTGCCCGCCAGCTGGCAGCACACCAGAAGAAACGGACCCTGGTCGAAGTGATCCTCACACGCGTTGAAGACATCGATGGCAAATGCATGGGCTCCCTCATCGTGGGCTTTCATTTCATCAACGACACGGAGCACGGCCTCTCGGATTTCAGCCGCATCAAAAGCGGCATCTGGTCCGACAATATGCTTTACACCGAGAGCCTCGCTCCTGCCGATGCCGTGGAGATCAACAGCCGCATGCGCGAGATGATGGAGCAAAAGCGCTCCATCAAGATGCAAGGCACCTTCGATGTCGATGTCGCCGGTGAACCGCATCAGGTCTTCTTCCAGTTGATGAACCGTGATTCCAATTTCACGCCCACCTATCAGGTCAGCATCTACTCCATGGCCGAGGCCATCCGCGATCAGCAGGACTTGCAGCGGAATATTATCATGTTCGGCGCCATCCTCCTCATGGGCTCCATGCTCATCAGCGTCTTCCTCAGCAACGGTTTCTCCGCTCCCATCCGCGAACTCGTCGCCGCCACCGGCTGTGTGCAGGATGGTGATTTTAAAGTACGTGTTCCGGTACGCAGTAATGATGAAGTCGGCCAACTCGCTCATTCCTTCAATGAGATGACCGCCGAACTCGCGCTCAAAGAGAAATATCGCGCTGTCTTGGACATGGTCGCAGATAAAGATGTCGCTCATCAGATGGTCCACGGTGCGATGTCCCTTGGTGGCGAGAAACGCGAAGTCAGCGTCATCTTCTGCGACATCCGCGGCTTCACCGCGCACACGCAAGGCATGGACCCCGCCGAGGTCATCAAGATGCTGAACGAACACATGACCGCGCTCACCAAGGTCGTCTACGAACACAACGGTGTGGTGGACAAGTTCGTAGGTGATCTCATCATGGCCGTCTTCGGCGCCCCCAAGAGCTACGGCGATGACGCCTTCAACGCAACCCGCTGCGCCATGCGTATGATCGAGGAGCGCAACAAGCTGAACAAAATTTCATCTCACAAGATCGAGGTCGGCATCGGCATCGCCACGGGAGAAGCCGTCGCCGGTTGCATGGGGTCCGCTGACCGCCTGAACTACACGGTCCTCGGCGAACGCGTGAACCTCGCTTCCCGCCTGTGCAGTGTTGCTGGACGCGGTGAAGTGGTGATCGACGAGACAACTCGTGCGAAACTCTCCGGACACATCGATGCCGAAGAATTGCCCGAGCTGAAATTGAAAGGCTTCAGCGACATGGTGAAGGCCTACAAGGTCACCCACGTGCAACCGAAGAAATAG
- a CDS encoding SET domain-containing protein-lysine N-methyltransferase yields the protein MSKKKAKPAGTKVDASKVEVRKSGIHDTGCFAACDIRKGEKVIEYVGPHMSKAESAKQCEDGNVYVFTLNDAVDINGNVEWNPARFINHSCAPNCESENDDPHIWILAVRDIKAGEELTYNYGFDIEEYKDYPCNCGAKDCVGYMVAAEFFDHARKYRASQKEAATA from the coding sequence GTGTCCAAGAAAAAAGCCAAACCTGCCGGAACGAAAGTCGATGCCTCCAAAGTCGAAGTGCGCAAATCAGGCATCCATGATACTGGCTGTTTCGCCGCGTGTGACATCCGCAAAGGCGAGAAGGTCATCGAATACGTCGGCCCGCACATGAGCAAGGCAGAATCCGCGAAACAATGTGAAGACGGCAACGTCTACGTCTTCACACTGAATGATGCGGTGGACATAAACGGCAATGTCGAGTGGAACCCGGCACGCTTCATCAACCACAGTTGCGCCCCCAACTGTGAATCCGAGAACGATGACCCGCATATCTGGATCCTCGCCGTTCGGGACATCAAGGCCGGTGAGGAGCTGACCTACAATTACGGCTTCGATATCGAGGAATACAAAGACTACCCGTGTAACTGCGGCGCGAAAGATTGCGTGGGCTACATGGTCGCCGCCGAGTTCTTCGACCACGCCCGCAAATACCGGGCTTCACAAAAAGAAGCGGCAACAGCCTAA